A window from Pseudomonas campi encodes these proteins:
- a CDS encoding MdtA/MuxA family multidrug efflux RND transporter periplasmic adaptor subunit, with amino-acid sequence MPDIRSASRSYRPWLIALALLAIVLLLGWLWPEKSAEEDERGGPWGRDKGPVPVRVTEVSQGDFNIELKALGTVTALNTVSVRSRVDGELVKVLFEEGQLVKAGDLLAQIDPRAYQVALQQAEGTLAQNQAQLKNAEIDLARYKGLYAEDSIAKQTLDTQEALVGQYRGTVKNNQAAVAEARLNLDFTRIRAPIDGRLGLRQVDAGNLISSGDTTALVVITQVKPITVNFTLAENDLPPVLARVRNNEQLLVQAWDRGEKQLLAEGVLHSLDNQIDLATGTVKLKARFDNASESLFPNQFVNVRLRVETRQGATLIPSAALQFGARGTFVFLLDNEDKVQLRKVEVGASDGALTLISAGLKVGERLVLEGTDKLKDGSEVQVIGEPGAVAQPADKGKAEQKHDA; translated from the coding sequence ATGCCTGATATTCGCTCTGCATCGCGCTCTTACCGCCCCTGGCTGATTGCCCTGGCGCTGCTCGCCATCGTCCTGTTGCTGGGGTGGCTGTGGCCGGAGAAGTCTGCCGAAGAGGATGAGCGCGGCGGCCCCTGGGGGCGCGACAAAGGCCCGGTACCGGTGCGCGTCACCGAGGTCAGCCAGGGCGATTTCAATATCGAGCTCAAGGCCCTTGGTACGGTCACCGCGCTGAACACCGTGAGTGTGCGCTCGCGGGTGGACGGCGAGCTGGTCAAGGTGTTGTTCGAGGAAGGCCAGCTGGTCAAGGCCGGTGACCTGCTGGCGCAGATCGATCCGCGTGCCTACCAGGTCGCCCTGCAACAGGCCGAAGGCACCCTGGCGCAGAACCAGGCGCAGCTGAAGAACGCCGAGATCGACCTGGCCCGCTATAAAGGCCTGTACGCCGAAGACTCCATCGCCAAGCAGACCCTGGACACCCAGGAAGCGCTGGTCGGCCAGTACCGTGGCACGGTGAAGAACAACCAGGCCGCCGTCGCCGAGGCGCGCCTCAACCTCGACTTCACCCGCATCCGTGCGCCGATCGACGGCCGTCTGGGCCTGCGCCAGGTGGATGCCGGCAACCTGATCAGCAGCGGCGACACCACCGCGCTGGTGGTGATCACCCAGGTCAAGCCGATCACGGTCAATTTCACCCTGGCCGAGAACGACCTGCCGCCGGTGCTGGCGCGGGTGCGCAACAACGAGCAGCTGTTGGTGCAGGCCTGGGATCGCGGCGAGAAACAGCTGCTGGCCGAAGGCGTGCTGCACAGCCTGGACAACCAGATCGACCTCGCCACCGGCACGGTCAAGCTCAAGGCGCGTTTCGACAATGCCAGCGAGAGCCTGTTTCCCAACCAGTTCGTCAATGTCCGTCTGCGCGTGGAGACCCGCCAGGGCGCCACGCTGATTCCTTCGGCGGCCTTGCAGTTCGGTGCCCGTGGCACCTTCGTCTTCCTCCTCGATAACGAGGACAAGGTGCAGTTGCGCAAAGTCGAAGTGGGCGCCAGCGACGGTGCGCTGACCCTGATCAGTGCTGGTCTGAAAGTCGGCGAACGCCTGGTGCTGGAAGGCACCGACAAACTCAAGGACGGCAGCGAAGTGCAGGTGATCGGCGAACCCGGCGCCGTGGCCCAGCCGGCTGACAAGGGCAAAGCCGAGCAGAAGCACGACGCATGA
- the tpx gene encoding thiol peroxidase, which translates to MAQVTLKGNPIQVDGQLPQAGQQAPAFSLVGTDLSDVSLASLAGKRKVLNIFPSVDTPTCATSVRKFNAEASALPNTVVLCISADLPFAQARFCGAEGLDNVVNLSTMRGANFLKDYGVAIASGPLVGVSARAVVVVDEQGKVLHSELVGEIADEPDYAAAIAVLK; encoded by the coding sequence ATGGCTCAAGTAACCCTCAAGGGCAATCCGATCCAGGTTGACGGCCAACTGCCGCAAGCCGGCCAGCAGGCACCGGCGTTCAGCCTGGTGGGCACGGATCTCTCCGACGTGAGCCTGGCCAGCCTGGCCGGCAAGCGAAAAGTGCTGAACATCTTCCCCAGCGTCGACACCCCGACCTGCGCCACCTCGGTGCGCAAGTTCAACGCCGAGGCCAGCGCGCTGCCCAACACCGTGGTGCTGTGCATCTCCGCCGACCTGCCGTTCGCCCAGGCGCGTTTCTGTGGCGCCGAAGGCCTGGACAACGTGGTCAACCTGTCGACCATGCGCGGCGCTAATTTCCTCAAAGACTACGGTGTGGCCATCGCCAGCGGCCCGCTGGTTGGCGTTTCCGCCCGCGCAGTTGTGGTAGTCGACGAACAGGGCAAGGTGCTGCACAGCGAGCTGGTGGGCGAAATCGCCGATGAACCGGATTACGCTGCCGCCATCGCCGTTCTGAAGTAA
- a CDS encoding GNAT family N-acetyltransferase, with the protein MPHRTAEVRLLDHGYSREARSLLYHAYRHDPTFAYLFESERPGFDQRVRATVRELVQQHFAEELPAIGLLIEERLVGIALIAPPIRRLDITESWGWRLRMLMTTGFRCTKRYLEYHDAVLACLPPGPYHVLPLIGVHPEFQGQHLGEQLLGALHNWCAEDAGSQGVVLDTGNPHYLEFYKRQGYEEIGEVAVGPIREHVFFHANPQVTLKASA; encoded by the coding sequence ATGCCCCATCGCACCGCCGAAGTCCGCCTGCTCGACCATGGCTACAGCCGCGAAGCCCGCTCCCTGCTGTACCACGCCTACCGTCACGACCCCACCTTCGCCTACCTGTTCGAAAGCGAGCGCCCCGGCTTCGACCAGCGTGTGCGTGCCACCGTGCGCGAGCTGGTGCAGCAGCACTTTGCCGAGGAGCTGCCGGCCATCGGCCTGCTGATCGAGGAACGTCTGGTCGGCATCGCCCTGATCGCCCCGCCAATCCGTCGCCTGGACATCACCGAGAGCTGGGGCTGGCGTCTGCGCATGCTGATGACCACCGGTTTCCGTTGCACCAAACGCTACCTGGAGTACCACGACGCGGTGCTCGCCTGCCTGCCGCCCGGCCCTTACCACGTGTTGCCGCTGATTGGCGTGCACCCGGAATTCCAGGGCCAGCACCTCGGCGAGCAACTGCTCGGCGCGTTGCACAACTGGTGCGCGGAAGATGCCGGCTCTCAGGGCGTGGTGCTGGATACCGGCAACCCGCACTATCTGGAGTTCTACAAACGCCAGGGCTACGAGGAAATCGGCGAAGTCGCGGTGGGACCGATCCGTGAGCATGTGTTCTTCCATGCCAACCCACAGGTGACGCTCAAGGCCAGCGCCTGA
- the xthA gene encoding exodeoxyribonuclease III: MKIVSFNINGLRARPHQLAALIEKHQPDVIGLQETKVSDEQFPEAEIRALGYHVHYHGQKGHYGVALLSRQAPLELHKGFPGDEEDAQRRFIYGTFADAQGNPVTVMNGYFPQGESRDHPTKFPAKQRFYADLQNLLHSQFKPEQALVVMGDINISPEDIDIGIGEPNRLRWLKTGKCSFLPEEREWLATLKGWGLVDSFRQLNPAVNDRFSWFDYRSRGFEDEPKRGLRIDVILATQALQARIKDAGVDYELRGMEKPSDHAPIWLELN, from the coding sequence ATGAAGATCGTTTCCTTCAATATCAACGGCCTGCGCGCCCGCCCCCACCAGTTGGCCGCGCTGATCGAGAAGCACCAGCCGGATGTGATCGGCCTGCAGGAAACCAAGGTCTCCGACGAGCAGTTCCCGGAAGCGGAAATCCGGGCGCTCGGCTACCACGTGCACTACCACGGGCAGAAGGGCCACTACGGCGTCGCCCTGCTCTCGCGCCAGGCACCGCTGGAGCTACACAAGGGTTTTCCCGGTGACGAGGAAGACGCCCAACGCCGTTTCATCTACGGCACCTTCGCTGATGCCCAGGGCAACCCGGTGACTGTGATGAACGGCTACTTCCCCCAGGGCGAGAGCCGCGACCATCCCACCAAGTTCCCGGCCAAGCAGCGTTTCTACGCTGACCTGCAGAACCTGCTGCACAGCCAGTTCAAGCCTGAGCAGGCGCTGGTGGTGATGGGCGACATCAATATCTCCCCGGAAGATATCGACATCGGTATCGGCGAACCCAACCGCCTGCGCTGGCTGAAGACCGGCAAATGCAGCTTCCTGCCGGAAGAGCGCGAATGGCTGGCCACGCTCAAGGGCTGGGGCCTGGTCGACAGCTTCCGCCAGCTCAACCCGGCGGTGAACGACCGCTTCAGCTGGTTCGACTACCGCAGCCGCGGCTTCGAGGACGAACCCAAGCGCGGCCTGCGCATCGACGTGATCCTCGCCACCCAGGCGCTGCAGGCGCGCATCAAGGATGCCGGCGTCGACTATGAGCTGCGCGGCATGGAAAAACCTTCTGACCATGCGCCGATCTGGCTGGAGCTGAACTGA
- a CDS encoding phosphate ABC transporter substrate-binding/OmpA family protein — protein sequence MSRTLPVSDRHSWHQAYAWLLLGFICYALPWSVFAASDAGSVLRIQGSNTIGAKLGPALVQGLFEQQGLRNIRIEPAAAENEQRVLAEDKNGRPVSIAVAAHGSGTGFVALQDGSAELAASSRPIKDGEADSLAKLGDMRSRAAEQIIAIDGLAIILHPGNPLAALTTAQLAAIFAGEISTWEQLGGRGGPITLYARDDKSGTYDTFKELVLTANGKSLAAGAKRFESSSQLSDSVSQDPSAIGFIGLPYIRQSKAVAIAAGESQPMLPSTTLIATEDYPLSRRLFLYTSPTAENAWAKSLLEFAHSPAGQAIVEQNGFIAQTVQAVKVSGSPSMPASYQKLTNEAQRLSVNFRFQENSATLDNKAQRDIARVLDYLKSQDKLHSKVVLVGFGDPKNDPSRSALLSKLRAMEVRRELSRGGVIFRDITGLGAQLPVAANSGDEGRSKNRRVEVWVY from the coding sequence ATGTCGCGCACCCTGCCCGTTAGTGATCGGCACTCCTGGCACCAGGCCTATGCCTGGTTGTTGCTCGGTTTCATCTGCTATGCCCTGCCCTGGTCCGTGTTTGCCGCGAGCGATGCCGGCAGCGTGCTGCGCATCCAGGGCTCCAACACCATCGGCGCCAAGCTCGGTCCGGCCCTGGTGCAGGGCCTGTTCGAGCAACAGGGGCTGCGCAATATCCGTATCGAACCGGCTGCCGCCGAGAACGAACAACGGGTGCTGGCCGAGGACAAAAACGGCCGCCCCGTAAGCATCGCCGTCGCCGCCCACGGCTCCGGCACCGGCTTCGTCGCCCTGCAGGACGGCAGCGCCGAATTGGCCGCCTCCTCGCGCCCGATCAAGGATGGCGAGGCCGACAGCCTGGCCAAGCTCGGCGACATGCGCAGCCGCGCCGCCGAACAGATCATCGCCATCGACGGCCTGGCCATCATCCTGCATCCGGGCAACCCGCTGGCTGCACTCACCACCGCCCAGCTCGCGGCCATCTTCGCCGGCGAAATCAGCACCTGGGAACAGCTGGGTGGCCGTGGTGGCCCCATCACCCTGTATGCCCGCGATGACAAATCAGGCACCTACGACACCTTCAAGGAGCTGGTGCTGACGGCCAATGGAAAGAGCCTCGCCGCCGGCGCCAAGCGCTTCGAGTCGAGCAGCCAGTTGTCCGACAGCGTCAGCCAGGATCCCAGCGCCATCGGCTTCATCGGCCTGCCCTATATCCGCCAGAGCAAGGCCGTGGCGATTGCCGCCGGCGAATCCCAGCCGATGCTGCCGAGCACCACGCTGATCGCCACCGAGGACTATCCGCTGTCGCGCCGCCTGTTCCTCTACACCTCGCCCACTGCCGAGAATGCCTGGGCCAAGTCCCTGCTGGAATTCGCCCACAGCCCGGCAGGCCAGGCGATCGTCGAGCAGAACGGCTTCATCGCGCAGACGGTACAGGCGGTCAAGGTCAGCGGCAGCCCGAGCATGCCGGCCAGCTACCAGAAGCTGACCAACGAAGCCCAGCGTCTGTCGGTGAATTTCCGCTTCCAGGAAAACAGCGCCACCCTCGACAACAAGGCCCAGCGCGATATCGCCCGGGTGCTCGACTACCTGAAAAGCCAGGACAAGCTGCACAGCAAGGTGGTACTGGTCGGTTTCGGCGATCCGAAGAACGACCCCAGCCGCTCGGCCCTGCTGTCCAAGCTGCGGGCCATGGAAGTGCGCCGCGAGCTGTCGCGCGGCGGGGTGATTTTCCGCGACATCACCGGGCTCGGCGCCCAGCTGCCGGTGGCCGCCAACAGCGGCGATGAAGGCCGCAGCAAGAATCGGCGCGTGGAGGTCTGGGTCTACTGA
- a CDS encoding TerC family protein: protein MNNLLSLLTSPMLGTPTWLWLSFFTIVIALLIFDLGVLHRDQHEIEMRESLLLYSGYFSVGVLFGVWIWHELGAQSALEFYTGFLVEQSLSMDNVFVMALILGFFDIPRRYQHRVLFWGIIGVIVLRALMIGLGTALVQRFEWMLYLFGAFLLFSGVKMLFSHPEHHPDLAQNPLLRFIRRHFRITDHLYDGHFFVRLQPPGQPHPLLYATPLFLALVLIELADLVFAVDSVPAVFAITQDPFIVYTSNIFAILGLRSLYFALAALMHRFIYLKYALALVLVFIGGKIFLHGLIGKIPALLSLGVTFGLLAGGVLLSLLKTREQNQESKP from the coding sequence ATGAACAACCTGCTCAGTCTCCTCACCAGCCCCATGCTTGGCACGCCGACCTGGCTGTGGCTGAGCTTCTTCACCATCGTCATCGCCCTGCTGATATTCGATCTCGGCGTACTGCACCGCGACCAGCATGAGATCGAGATGCGCGAGAGCCTGCTGCTGTACAGCGGCTACTTCAGCGTCGGCGTGCTGTTCGGCGTGTGGATTTGGCATGAACTCGGCGCCCAGAGCGCCCTGGAGTTCTACACCGGCTTTCTGGTCGAGCAATCGCTGTCGATGGACAACGTGTTCGTCATGGCGCTGATCCTCGGCTTCTTCGATATCCCCCGGCGTTACCAGCACCGCGTGCTGTTCTGGGGCATCATCGGGGTGATCGTGCTGCGCGCCCTGATGATCGGCCTGGGCACGGCGCTGGTGCAGCGCTTCGAGTGGATGCTCTACCTGTTCGGCGCCTTCCTGTTGTTCAGCGGCGTGAAGATGCTCTTCAGTCACCCGGAGCATCACCCGGACCTGGCGCAGAACCCGCTGCTGCGCTTTATCCGCCGGCATTTCCGCATAACCGATCACCTGTATGACGGACATTTCTTCGTTCGCCTGCAACCACCGGGGCAGCCCCATCCCCTGCTCTATGCCACTCCGCTGTTTCTCGCCCTGGTCCTGATCGAACTGGCCGACCTGGTGTTCGCCGTGGACAGCGTGCCGGCGGTATTTGCCATCACCCAGGACCCGTTCATCGTCTACACCTCAAACATCTTCGCCATCCTCGGCCTGCGCTCGCTGTACTTCGCCCTGGCCGCGCTAATGCATCGTTTCATTTACCTGAAGTACGCCCTGGCCCTGGTGCTGGTGTTCATCGGCGGGAAGATTTTCCTGCATGGCCTGATCGGCAAGATTCCCGCCCTGCTCTCTCTTGGCGTAACCTTCGGCCTGCTGGCGGGCGGTGTGTTGTTGTCGCTGCTGAAAACCCGCGAGCAGAACCAGGAGAGCAAACCCTAA
- a CDS encoding acyl-CoA dehydrogenase has protein sequence MDFAYSPKVQELRERVTAFMDTHVYPNEAVFEQQVNEGDRWQPTAIMEELKNKAKAEGLWNLFLPESEYGAGLTNMEYAPLAEIMGRSLMGPEPFNCSAPDTGNMETLVRYASEAQKQQWLEPLLRGEIRSAFAMTEPGVASSDATNMEANAVRDGDEWVINGRKWWTSGACDPRCKIMIFMGLTNPDAPRHQQHSMILVPTDTPGVKILRALPVFGYDDAPHGHAEVLFENVRVPYENVLLGEGRGFEIAQGRLGPGRIHHCMRSIGMAERALELMCKRAVSRTAFGKPLARLGGNIDHIANSRIEINQARLLTLNAAYMMDTVGNKIAASEIAQIKVVAPNVALNVIDRAIQIHGGAGVSNDTPLAYFYAMQRTLRLADGPDEVHRMAIGKFEIGKYVPRDAMKASR, from the coding sequence ATGGATTTCGCCTACTCCCCCAAAGTTCAGGAACTGCGTGAACGCGTCACCGCCTTCATGGACACCCACGTCTACCCGAACGAGGCCGTGTTCGAGCAGCAGGTCAACGAAGGTGACCGCTGGCAGCCAACCGCTATCATGGAAGAGCTGAAGAACAAGGCCAAAGCCGAAGGCCTGTGGAACCTGTTCCTGCCAGAGTCCGAGTACGGTGCCGGCCTGACCAACATGGAATACGCGCCGCTGGCCGAGATCATGGGCCGCTCGCTGATGGGCCCCGAGCCGTTCAACTGCTCGGCGCCGGACACCGGCAACATGGAAACCCTGGTGCGCTACGCCAGCGAAGCGCAGAAGCAGCAGTGGCTGGAGCCGCTGCTGCGCGGCGAGATCCGCTCGGCCTTCGCCATGACCGAGCCGGGTGTGGCCTCATCCGACGCCACCAATATGGAAGCCAACGCTGTGCGTGACGGCGACGAGTGGGTGATCAATGGCCGCAAGTGGTGGACCTCCGGCGCCTGCGACCCGCGCTGCAAGATCATGATCTTCATGGGCCTGACCAACCCGGACGCGCCGCGCCACCAGCAGCACTCGATGATCCTGGTGCCAACCGATACCCCCGGGGTGAAGATCCTCCGTGCGCTGCCGGTATTCGGCTATGACGACGCGCCGCACGGCCACGCCGAAGTGCTGTTCGAGAACGTCCGTGTGCCGTACGAGAACGTCCTGCTCGGCGAGGGCCGTGGTTTCGAGATCGCCCAGGGTCGCCTTGGCCCAGGCCGTATCCACCACTGCATGCGCTCCATCGGCATGGCCGAACGCGCCCTGGAACTGATGTGCAAGCGCGCCGTCAGCCGCACCGCCTTCGGCAAGCCGCTGGCGCGCCTGGGTGGCAACATCGACCACATCGCCAACTCGCGGATCGAAATCAACCAGGCGCGCCTGCTGACGCTGAACGCCGCCTACATGATGGACACCGTGGGCAACAAGATCGCGGCCAGCGAAATCGCCCAGATCAAGGTGGTGGCGCCCAACGTCGCGCTCAACGTGATCGATCGGGCGATCCAGATCCATGGCGGTGCCGGTGTCTCCAACGACACGCCGCTGGCCTACTTCTACGCAATGCAGCGTACCCTGCGCCTGGCCGACGGCCCGGACGAAGTGCACCGCATGGCCATCGGCAAGTTCGAGATCGGCAAGTACGTGCCGCGTGACGCGATGAAAGCCAGCCGCTGA
- a CDS encoding LysR family transcriptional regulator, whose amino-acid sequence MNLSKVDLNLFIVFDAIYTEANLTRAGQIVGITQPAVSNALSRLRETFNDPLFVRTAQGMVPTPMAQNIIGPVRNALQLLRVSVQESRTFTPAQANKTYRISMTDLTEAIILPPLFQRLRRLAPAVQIESFLSKRRETTKELAAGRLDFAVDAPLNTDTQVRHVKLMDDRYVCALRQGHPLAKDKISLDEYLSLTHIQISSRRSGLGYVDLSLGKMGLQRKVALRSQHYMMASTVLQNTDMAMTVPERFARRHGLHYVQLPVNDVPSLETHLYWHESTDQDPANRWMREQIIEIAQQIGAQEKKLESEAKA is encoded by the coding sequence ATGAATCTGAGCAAGGTCGACCTCAACCTCTTCATCGTCTTCGACGCCATCTACACCGAAGCCAACCTGACGCGCGCCGGGCAGATCGTCGGCATCACCCAGCCGGCCGTGTCCAACGCCCTGTCGCGCCTGCGCGAAACCTTCAATGACCCGCTGTTCGTGCGCACCGCCCAGGGCATGGTGCCCACGCCTATGGCGCAGAACATCATCGGCCCGGTGCGCAACGCTTTGCAGCTGCTGCGTGTGTCGGTGCAGGAAAGCCGCACCTTCACCCCCGCACAGGCCAACAAGACCTACCGCATCAGCATGACCGACCTCACCGAGGCGATCATCCTGCCACCGCTGTTCCAACGCCTGCGCCGCCTGGCGCCGGCCGTACAGATCGAGAGCTTTCTGTCCAAGCGCCGCGAAACCACCAAGGAGCTGGCCGCTGGGCGCCTGGATTTCGCCGTCGATGCGCCGCTCAACACCGATACCCAGGTGCGCCACGTCAAGCTGATGGACGACCGCTACGTCTGCGCCCTGCGCCAGGGCCACCCGCTGGCCAAGGACAAGATCAGCCTGGACGAGTACCTGTCGCTGACCCATATCCAGATCTCCAGCCGCCGCAGCGGCCTCGGCTATGTCGACCTGTCGCTGGGCAAGATGGGCCTGCAACGCAAGGTGGCGCTGCGTTCGCAGCACTACATGATGGCCTCCACCGTGCTGCAGAACACCGACATGGCGATGACCGTGCCCGAGCGCTTCGCCCGCCGCCACGGCCTGCATTACGTGCAACTGCCGGTCAACGACGTGCCGTCCCTGGAAACCCACCTGTATTGGCACGAAAGCACCGACCAGGACCCGGCCAACCGCTGGATGCGCGAGCAGATCATCGAGATCGCCCAGCAGATCGGCGCCCAGGAGAAGAAGCTGGAAAGCGAAGCTAAAGCCTGA
- a CDS encoding MerR family transcriptional regulator codes for MAANYSISDLARELDITTRAIRFYEEQGMLAPERRGQERIYTAKDKVTLKLILRGKRIGFSLAECKELIELYDPAGGNRKQLETFMDKISERRAQLEQQLLDIQQMQLELDTAEERCLAALEQTQA; via the coding sequence ATGGCCGCCAACTACAGTATTTCCGACCTGGCCCGCGAGCTGGACATCACCACCCGCGCCATCCGCTTCTACGAGGAGCAAGGCATGCTCGCCCCCGAGCGGCGCGGCCAGGAGCGGATCTATACGGCCAAAGACAAGGTCACCCTCAAGCTGATCCTGCGCGGCAAGCGCATCGGTTTCTCCCTGGCCGAGTGCAAGGAGCTGATCGAGCTGTACGACCCGGCCGGTGGCAACCGCAAACAGCTGGAGACCTTCATGGACAAGATCAGCGAGCGCCGCGCCCAGCTCGAACAGCAGTTGCTGGACATCCAGCAGATGCAGCTGGAGCTGGATACCGCCGAGGAGCGCTGCCTCGCCGCGCTCGAACAAACTCAAGCCTGA
- a CDS encoding isovaleryl-CoA dehydrogenase, with protein sequence MSYPTLNFGLGETIDMLRDSVHQFAQAELAPRAAQIDRDNEFPMDMWRKFGDMGLLGMTVEEEYGGTNMGYLAHVVAMEEISRASASVGLSYGAHSNLCLNQIRKNGTPEQKAKYLPKLCSGEHIGALAMSEPNAGSDVVSMKLRAEKRGDRYVLNGNKMWITNGPDANTYVIYAKTDINAGSRGMTAFIVERDLKGFSRHQKLDKLGMRGSNTCELVFEDVEVPEENILGGEGRGVAVLMSGLDYERTVLSGGPTGIMSACMDVVLPYVHERQQFKQSIGEFQLVQGKLADMYAGMNASKSYLYTVAKACDRGEESRKDAAAVILYTAEMATKMALDTIQLLGGNGYTNDYPAGRLLRDAKLYEIGAGTSEIRRMLIGRELYNETK encoded by the coding sequence ATGAGCTACCCGACCCTCAACTTCGGTCTCGGCGAGACCATCGACATGCTGCGCGACTCGGTGCACCAGTTCGCCCAGGCCGAGCTGGCCCCGCGTGCGGCGCAGATCGACCGCGACAACGAGTTCCCCATGGACATGTGGCGCAAGTTCGGCGACATGGGCCTGCTCGGCATGACCGTGGAAGAGGAATACGGCGGCACCAACATGGGCTACCTGGCCCACGTGGTGGCCATGGAAGAGATCAGCCGCGCCTCGGCCTCGGTCGGCCTGTCCTACGGCGCCCACTCCAACCTGTGCCTGAACCAGATCCGCAAGAATGGCACCCCAGAGCAGAAGGCCAAGTACCTGCCCAAGCTGTGCTCCGGTGAGCACATCGGCGCCCTGGCCATGAGCGAGCCGAATGCCGGCTCCGACGTGGTGTCGATGAAGCTGCGCGCCGAGAAGCGCGGTGACCGCTACGTGCTCAACGGCAACAAGATGTGGATCACCAACGGCCCGGACGCCAACACCTACGTGATCTATGCCAAGACCGACATCAACGCCGGCTCGCGCGGCATGACCGCATTCATCGTCGAGCGCGACCTCAAGGGTTTCTCCCGCCACCAGAAGCTCGACAAGCTGGGCATGCGCGGCTCCAACACCTGTGAACTGGTGTTCGAGGACGTGGAAGTGCCGGAGGAAAACATCCTCGGCGGCGAAGGTCGTGGCGTGGCGGTGCTGATGAGCGGCCTGGACTACGAGCGCACCGTGCTCTCCGGCGGCCCGACCGGGATCATGAGCGCCTGCATGGACGTGGTGCTGCCCTACGTGCACGAGCGCCAGCAGTTCAAGCAGTCGATCGGCGAGTTCCAGCTGGTCCAGGGCAAGCTGGCCGACATGTACGCCGGCATGAACGCCTCCAAGTCCTACCTGTACACAGTGGCCAAGGCCTGCGACCGCGGCGAGGAGTCGCGCAAGGACGCCGCCGCGGTGATCCTCTACACCGCCGAGATGGCCACCAAGATGGCCCTCGATACCATCCAGCTGCTCGGCGGCAACGGCTACACCAACGACTACCCGGCCGGCCGCCTGCTGCGCGACGCCAAGCTCTACGAGATCGGCGCCGGCACCAGCGAGATCCGCCGCATGCTGATCGGTCGTGAGCTGTACAACGAGACGAAATAG